The following coding sequences are from one Streptomyces dengpaensis window:
- a CDS encoding integration host factor, whose amino-acid sequence MALPPLTPEQRAAALEKAAAARRERAEVKNRLKHSGASLHEVIKQGQENDVIGKMKVSALLESLPGVGKVRAKQIMERLGISESRRVRGLGSNQIASLEREFGGSGA is encoded by the coding sequence GTGGCTCTTCCGCCCCTTACCCCTGAACAGCGCGCAGCCGCGCTCGAAAAGGCCGCCGCGGCTCGCCGGGAGCGGGCCGAGGTCAAGAATCGACTCAAGCACTCCGGCGCCTCCCTCCACGAGGTCATCAAGCAGGGCCAGGAGAACGACGTCATCGGCAAGATGAAGGTCTCCGCTCTCCTCGAGTCCCTGCCGGGCGTGGGCAAGGTCCGCGCCAAGCAGATCATGGAGCGACTCGGGATCTCCGAGAGCCGCCGCGTGCGTGGCCTCGGCTCGAACCAGATCGCCTCCCTGGAGCGCGAGTTCGGCGGCTCCGGCGCCTGA